A part of Agromyces protaetiae genomic DNA contains:
- the rplJ gene encoding 50S ribosomal protein L10, protein MANKEAAVAELTNLFESSSAVLLTEYRGLTVAQLKTLRNTIRQDANYAVVKNTLTKIAANAAGITALDEDLTGPSAVAFVHGDFVATAKAVRDFAKANPNLVIKAGIFEGKTLDAAEVDKYASLESREVLLAKAAGMMKATMGKAAATIDALREKLETAAAA, encoded by the coding sequence ATGGCGAACAAGGAAGCCGCGGTTGCCGAACTCACGAACCTGTTCGAGAGCTCGTCCGCCGTTCTGCTGACCGAATACCGCGGCCTGACCGTTGCCCAGCTGAAGACGCTGCGCAACACCATCCGTCAGGACGCGAACTACGCCGTCGTGAAGAACACGCTCACCAAGATCGCGGCGAACGCCGCCGGGATCACGGCGCTGGACGAAGACCTCACCGGTCCGTCCGCCGTCGCCTTCGTGCACGGCGACTTCGTCGCCACCGCAAAGGCAGTGCGTGACTTCGCCAAGGCGAACCCGAACCTGGTGATCAAGGCCGGCATCTTCGAGGGCAAGACCCTCGACGCCGCCGAGGTCGACAAGTACGCCTCGCTCGAGAGCCGCGAGGTTCTGCTTGCGAAGGCTGCGGGCATGATGAAGGCGACGATGGGCAAGGCTGCCGCCACCATCGACGCGCTTCGCGAAAAGCTGGAGACCGCCGCGGCCGCGTAA
- a CDS encoding MFS transporter, which translates to MSGAKTAHGAGHEASAGSILKQPKAVWAVAFASVVAFMGIGLVDPILPAIASDLKATPTETELLFTSYLVITGVAMFFTSWVSGRIGAKKTLLIGLAVIVVFATAAGLSGSVEEIIGFRAGWGLGNALFISTALATIVGAASGGTASAIILYEAALGLGLAVGPLLGGALGSWSWQGPFFGTAVLMAIGFIAIITLLKTPAQKPVPTKLSAPFRALGRPALAILAVTAVFYNFGFFVLLAYTPFALVPLGVSSAISLGFVFFGWGVAVALSSVWIAPILTARMRRTSVITTILPLLAIDLVLIAVFIHSVVAVIAGVVVGGLLLGIMNTVLTEAVMEATDLPRSVASSAYSGVRFLGGAVAPPVASLLAANIAEPAPFIAGAIAFVVATVIVVVGRARLAAVDGVVETELGEAEAIAVGDAA; encoded by the coding sequence ATGAGCGGCGCGAAGACCGCGCACGGCGCCGGCCACGAGGCATCCGCCGGTTCGATCCTGAAGCAGCCGAAGGCCGTCTGGGCCGTCGCGTTCGCGAGCGTCGTCGCCTTCATGGGGATCGGCCTCGTCGACCCCATCCTCCCCGCGATCGCGAGCGACCTGAAGGCGACGCCGACCGAGACCGAGCTGCTCTTCACGAGCTACCTCGTCATCACGGGCGTCGCGATGTTCTTCACGAGTTGGGTGTCTGGCCGGATCGGCGCGAAGAAGACCCTGCTCATCGGTCTCGCCGTCATCGTCGTGTTCGCGACGGCGGCGGGCCTGTCGGGCAGCGTCGAGGAGATCATCGGCTTCCGCGCGGGCTGGGGCCTCGGCAACGCGCTCTTCATCTCGACGGCGCTCGCGACCATCGTGGGAGCCGCCTCCGGCGGCACCGCGTCGGCGATCATCCTCTACGAGGCGGCCCTCGGCCTCGGCCTCGCGGTCGGCCCGCTCCTCGGCGGCGCGCTCGGCAGCTGGAGCTGGCAGGGCCCGTTCTTCGGCACGGCCGTGCTCATGGCGATCGGCTTCATTGCGATCATCACGCTCCTGAAGACGCCCGCGCAGAAGCCCGTGCCGACGAAGCTCTCGGCGCCGTTCCGCGCGCTCGGGCGCCCGGCGCTCGCGATCCTCGCCGTCACGGCCGTGTTCTACAACTTCGGCTTCTTCGTGCTGCTCGCCTACACGCCGTTCGCCCTCGTGCCGCTCGGCGTCTCGAGCGCGATCTCGCTCGGGTTCGTGTTCTTCGGCTGGGGCGTCGCGGTCGCGCTGTCGTCGGTGTGGATCGCGCCGATCCTCACGGCGCGCATGCGTCGCACGAGCGTCATCACGACGATCCTGCCGCTCCTCGCGATCGACCTCGTGCTCATCGCGGTGTTCATCCACTCGGTCGTCGCGGTCATCGCGGGCGTGGTCGTCGGCGGACTCCTCCTCGGCATCATGAACACCGTGCTCACCGAGGCCGTCATGGAGGCCACCGACCTGCCCCGCTCGGTCGCGTCGAGTGCGTACTCGGGCGTGCGCTTCCTCGGCGGCGCGGTCGCTCCGCCGGTCGCGTCGCTCCTCGCGGCGAACATCGCAGAGCCCGCGCCGTTCATCGCGGGCGCCATCGCTTTCGTCGTCGCGACGGTGATCGTCGTCGTCGGGCGCGCGCGCCTCGCGGCAGTGGACGGCGTCGTCGAGACCGAGCTCGGCGAGGCCGAGGCGATCGCGGTGGGCGACGCCGCGTAA
- a CDS encoding LacI family DNA-binding transcriptional regulator: protein MAAIGDDAGRGGAPKATPAISDVARLAGVSKATASRALTGRGHVAAETRRRVEAAAAEIGYIASPDAASLVTGRTKNIGVVIPFVNRWFFGEVLEGIERALLTAGYDLTLYNLSPHGPARDRVFDFFLARKRVDAVIAVGVDLAPHEISSLDRRDKPVVCLGGTAVGAARIALDDLAVGQLATEHLLHLGHTRIAHLAGPNAGALPNSVQGQRRLGYLEAMSAAGLAPVDDDWIVECEMTFPGGYDAGRQLLGHPGQRPSAVFAATDEVAFGLMRAADRLGIAVPGDLSIVGIDGHEYAEMMGLTTIEQQPEEQGRLAVEVVLRLLGEGDVADPLPDSGAPLATRLVVRSSTTSAAR, encoded by the coding sequence ATGGCGGCGATCGGCGACGACGCAGGTCGTGGGGGCGCCCCGAAGGCGACCCCGGCGATCAGCGATGTCGCCCGGCTCGCGGGTGTCTCGAAGGCGACGGCGTCGCGCGCGCTGACGGGCCGCGGCCACGTCGCCGCCGAGACCCGCCGACGAGTCGAAGCGGCCGCCGCCGAGATCGGCTACATCGCCTCGCCCGACGCCGCGAGCCTCGTGACGGGCCGCACGAAGAACATCGGCGTCGTCATCCCCTTCGTCAACCGCTGGTTCTTCGGCGAAGTCCTCGAGGGCATCGAGCGCGCGCTCCTCACCGCGGGCTACGACCTCACCCTCTACAACCTCTCCCCTCACGGCCCCGCGCGCGACCGCGTGTTCGACTTCTTCCTCGCGCGGAAGCGCGTCGATGCCGTCATCGCCGTCGGCGTCGACCTCGCGCCGCACGAGATCTCCTCCCTCGACCGCCGCGACAAGCCCGTCGTGTGCCTCGGCGGCACGGCCGTCGGTGCCGCCCGCATCGCCCTCGACGACCTCGCGGTCGGGCAACTCGCGACCGAGCACCTCCTGCACCTCGGTCACACGCGCATCGCGCACCTCGCGGGACCGAACGCGGGCGCACTGCCGAACAGCGTGCAGGGTCAGCGCCGCCTCGGCTACCTCGAGGCGATGTCGGCCGCCGGTCTCGCGCCCGTCGACGACGACTGGATCGTCGAGTGCGAGATGACCTTCCCGGGCGGCTACGACGCCGGGCGCCAACTCCTCGGACACCCGGGGCAGCGCCCGTCGGCCGTGTTCGCGGCGACCGACGAGGTCGCGTTCGGACTCATGCGCGCCGCCGACCGGCTCGGCATCGCCGTGCCCGGGGACCTCTCGATCGTCGGCATCGACGGGCACGAGTACGCCGAGATGATGGGCCTCACGACGATCGAGCAGCAGCCCGAGGAGCAGGGACGGCTCGCCGTCGAGGTCGTGCTCCGACTCCTCGGCGAAGGCGACGTCGCCGATCCGCTCCCCGACTCGGGCGCCCCGCTCGCGACGCGCCTCGTCGTGCGGTCGAGCACGACGAGCGCGGCCCGCTGA
- a CDS encoding MarR family winged helix-turn-helix transcriptional regulator: MLRSTDPSDELAALIGELVSVNHRLTRLAATALEQTESPAIWRTLSVLRDLGPMRLGALAKASRVAQPTMTKLVNTLDERGWIRRIADAGDARAWLISADPHGLAALEAWRIELSRELAPRFADLDSDELVTLEHALGILRSRLDRADADVRAGAVA, encoded by the coding sequence ATGCTCCGCTCGACAGACCCGTCCGACGAGCTCGCCGCCCTGATCGGCGAACTCGTCTCCGTCAACCACCGCCTCACCCGGCTCGCCGCGACCGCGCTCGAGCAGACCGAGTCGCCCGCCATCTGGCGCACGCTCAGCGTGCTGCGCGACCTCGGCCCCATGCGCCTCGGCGCGCTCGCCAAGGCGAGCCGCGTCGCCCAGCCGACCATGACCAAGCTCGTCAACACGCTCGACGAGCGCGGCTGGATCCGGCGCATCGCCGACGCCGGCGACGCCCGCGCCTGGCTCATCTCGGCCGACCCGCACGGCCTCGCGGCCCTCGAGGCGTGGCGCATCGAGCTCTCGCGCGAGCTCGCGCCGCGCTTCGCCGACCTCGATTCCGACGAGCTCGTGACGCTCGAGCATGCGCTCGGCATCCTCCGCTCGCGCCTCGACCGCGCCGACGCCGACGTGCGCGCCGGAGCCGTCGCATGA
- the rplL gene encoding 50S ribosomal protein L7/L12: protein MAKLTTEELLEQFAGLTLVELSEFVKAFEEKFEVTAAAPVAVAGAGGAGAAEEVEEKDSFDVVLEAAGDKKIQVIKVVRELTSLGLGEAKAVVDGAPKAVLEGVNKETAEKAQAALVEAGATVTLK from the coding sequence ATGGCGAAGCTCACCACCGAAGAGCTGCTCGAGCAGTTCGCGGGCCTGACGCTTGTCGAGCTCAGCGAGTTCGTGAAGGCGTTCGAGGAGAAGTTCGAAGTCACCGCTGCTGCCCCCGTCGCCGTTGCCGGCGCCGGCGGTGCCGGTGCGGCCGAAGAGGTCGAGGAGAAGGACTCGTTCGACGTCGTCCTCGAGGCTGCCGGCGACAAGAAGATCCAGGTCATCAAGGTCGTCCGCGAGCTCACCTCGCTCGGCCTCGGCGAGGCCAAGGCCGTCGTCGACGGTGCTCCCAAGGCCGTCCTCGAGGGCGTCAACAAGGAGACCGCCGAGAAGGCCCAGGCCGCGCTCGTCGAGGCCGGCGCGACCGTCACCCTCAAGTAA